The Camelina sativa cultivar DH55 chromosome 16, Cs, whole genome shotgun sequence sequence ctgaggagaaaagagaggctgagtttgagaagataagaagaggagagtgattagaggttgtggacatcaatgagtccactctcccttaccattttgtgcgatatcctgcatctctttcgaagtaatggtaacccctaaacactctatagctccaccattaaaacagccttttatctaccaagcctcgatttcactagcttaatgcccttaatgagaagctcacgccaattttaattgaatgtaaagagtctttgtctggaaagtgatctttttctgggtttgattgccaattatggttctggttttggagatgtttgctgGAGAATCTTATCGGTATAGCTTGTTCTAACACATGTGGTCTGCAGGTCATGGTCTACTCacggtttctgagatttttgcgagttcccaccttggctctcttggcgcttggtttgagtttgtttgaggacaaacaaagatctaagtccgggggagttgatatgttacggttttgactcactttgaccccgtttatttgatagttttgtagttgtttgagtccttttcaggttataataagaggctaggaagctaaaagcaaggattggaacagcaggagcaatcggaacagaaaggagttgaattggagcagaaaagctgatttttagacccaggagcacatgctcccaactctagggattcatgacgacacgtggcaagcatctaggcgccgattccctgcctaattccccttattttaggcgatcctttgtgagagaaagaggaaggagatcgatttttaatagggagatttgatttggattctttcctttttttctctacttgtatgctatttaacctagggtttttaggagagaaaatatactcttttcttttggattttgagcgacgttttgtgagggagaagagcggctaccttgtttatcattctctgaaccctttttatttttatgtcattgaatttctcatcttttgctatgattcatttctctatgtctgagtagttttctttgctagattaggggtttcaaaaggggtttcatgggttagcaacagaacacaaatagggctttatatattGTTAGACTTAACACAATAGGTAGAATTAATGCTTAAtttcttcactattgttagacttaatgcttaggttgatttgatcacccaatctatgattctaggtttatctattcatcaaaagtgtaataggttgctagaaaagacattagtgggcaaattatcctagacctgcgaaagttgatgtgtaggtgatttgtgaacttatcattcctgttctttaatgcttgtctgcgattctgggctcaaacgacagtttagggtttatggaccgccgagcatgtgctccggatgtctgagcacgtgctccacGTTTCCGCatagaatcgatcagatagagtcaTTGAtgccacgacagtggatcagtttatatttatgtttgagttctagactggtacttaatctatgccctgaatagttgtttagttgctatctctgaaattcccgagaattacccctgatctagtgttttgcttattgcctttttatacagttttaattgcgttactgttaccaaacaaacccaactttgaattgtcttagcttgaaattgaaccaatagaaccatagagtaaaatttggtcttcgtgggattcgacccctaagtactacttctttgctgtgcacttgcagtaggaaaatagggtttgaAACTCTGTCTACGGTGGAACCCAATATATTACCTTTTCGCAAGCATGAGCTTCCCTAATCTCTGTGAAAGTGGGCTCCCTCCCTTCAAGTATTGCTCGATGTGAGATGAGATTCAACCGGATCATTGCTGCTAAGTTCCTCCTTGTCGTTGTTGGATGCTCCATGTAAAGCTCATCCAACTTAACTTTTTGATTTGGTGTAAGAACACTCTCATCAAACGGTGGCTCCACATAATGCTCATCTAGAATGTCTTCATCAAATGTGGTCTCCTCTTCCTGCTGCCAGTCATCATAATCCATGGCCccaaaaacagtttttttttttaatctacaaaaaagagaaaataaaataattagtaaaaacaaaaagaaatcttagACTATACTCAATTCTAAAATCTCAAAGGCAAACGTTTTGGttcccggcaacggcgccaaattgttctagagttaaatcaataacccaaagcacactcaaccacgatctagtgcaAGGAATTGAATGAACCCTAAAtcgtcgtttgaatctaaacaatcctagcaagcattAGGTTCTAGTCcgattatgttcacaaggtgccccaacttcaactgtcgttggctaaggatcaccttgctcacctatgttctttcaagtaattcaacaacacttttgatgcctagatgaatttaacctaagatcataaactaggtggctaatctagtttaagaaAGAAgcacaacaatagatgaagaactcaatagatcaatcccaaatctaacaacctaaatcagtgaatcataaaaccccccttgaaacccgaaacccaacagtaagactactcagacatcgaacagagacaatcacaaatcaaatatgaagaaaacatgtttgaattgccaaagaagtaaaaagggttcagaattcttctccaaagggttagaaaggataagagatcttctcccaggcttacaagtgctcaaaaatGGCGTAGAGTAAAAGTTCTTTTTCTAGGGGTCGAGCTCCGtgctaaaataataaaataaatccctaaaaagtcggtataaaacgaaaaaggaaagattGCGTCGGGGGCGGGATTGGTCGATCTCgcgaggatcagtcgatccggaacgttttttttctgctttcattccatctgccttctagctcgatcagtcttcaaccaattggctccagatgcatgtttccatccccaaaacgctcagGTTCCTTCCAAAATCACCTaggacctgtaaagactcacaaaagactaaaaagactctaaaagcacacttggacctaagaagactcaaaacaaacctaaaaactatagttaaaaccctacaaaatgcagacacatcagaGACACAACTCTTTTGTTGACTCTCTTCCTAATTGAGttgatttctttttattcattgcaatttattttatttgtggttttgttttgtagattatatCAACATAGGATATACTCGTTGTATATGCATACAATTTATATACACTTTTGAAATTGTtcctttctttttatgtttatttatatgtttaaggTTATGATGGTCATATAAAGATCAAGAAAATGGATTAGGCTTTCTTAGCcttctttaaaatttatatcTACTTCTAGAGTTCTAGTTAAGAATGTATTCTATAGCTAGGTCTCCAACATATGTTAGTATTAATCTTCTCAAGTTCTTAAATATGTTCATATCCGTATTAACTTCATCTTATATTAGTCGCCTTAAttacatcttttgtttttatacaaaAGCAACAAATTCTTGTGGTTTTAGAAGTGAGTAAAAGTTGCAACTTATAGGTTGTAGAGGTTAATATTTGTGTTAAGAAGATGATAATCaaatgaagaaataaaaaacctaCCAACAAAATCTGGTTTACTCGTATTAGgaaaacaaataccaaaaaagAGAGGAGCATTCCGCGAAATGAACTCATAACCTCTCGTGCATCAAATGAATACTATTGAATTTGTTCCTTTTTATGTTCAAGGTCATGACTCATGATGcccaaataaaaatcaagatgGATTAAGCATTGTTACctttcttttgaatttatatatatacttctgtTCCCATATCCTTCACACACACCGTACACTAATCTTAATCTTGTCATGTTCTTTAACTACGTCATATCCGTAACAAGGACCAACTTGATCCTAGATTAGTCGCCttactatttttgttattttatgcAACTTGTAGTTGTAACATTTTTATCTTTCTCATAGAGGTCAAATGTTTGAGTTAAGAAGATGACAGTCAAACATAATGAAATATCGAATCGACAACAAAGTCTTAAGATTATTCGTAACTAGGAAAAGCAAAGACCAAAAATACAGTTAAAataaaaggagaagagagagggggcattccgagaattgAACTAGGGACCTCTCACACcctaagcgagaatcataccactagaccaaatgctcTTTTTATTCAATCCAAAATCAATAACTTTactcataataataataataatacatgatCTCTCTCAGTTTCCACCACAACCACCATGAGTGAAAGGATTGAATCCACTTTTGAACAACTTCTCAAGTGGCCAAAACAAAGGCGTTGGTAGATTCTCCCAATCATACCAATCCCATCCTTCACTCTTCTCCGGTTCCATATTCTTCGGTTCTTGACTCGGATCCACAAGCACCGCACGCATCGAAACAGAGACGTAGTGCGATGGCTTCGGTGCTTCTTTGAAAACATTGTTTGTAACTGTCAAGAGCTTCATCTTTTCGATCTTTAGACCCGTTTCCTCCATTACTTCTCTCGCTGCACACTCTTCGAAGCTCTCACCTGCTTAAAGAACAAAGATCAGCTTAATCAAGATTTGggagaaattaaaagagagagggggtgagagagagagagagagagagagagagagagagagagagagaccgaaTTCGAGATGGCCGCCGGGAAGAGCGAAGGTGGAGTGGCCGATTGAGGAACGTCGACGACCTAACAAGATTGAGTTGCCGTTGAGGATGAAAACTACGACGGCGACTCTTGGTATCGCTTTTTCTCCTGTCGCCATTATTGTCGAACACAGTGAAAGTGAAACCCTTTCTTGTCGtgttttttggcttttgttgaGTTAATTTGGGTCGAACGGTGTCGTATTGCTTCAgcatttatttgttgtttaaaGGCCCAAATGtgtgttgtttatgttttggattaCACAAAGTATATGCTGCTTTTCAATTTGTACttcttttctcacttttttcAGTAAATCTATTGATAATTTACCATCTCAAAAACGGATTTGCAATATTACAATCCAACTATTTTAGTTAACAAAAGGACTTGACAACcatgaccaataaaaaaagggtcaaattttcaacaaaaaaaaaattattttaattaacattaGTTTAAGTTTAAGAAAACATCAAAGACTTACCAATCTGTACATAACTAAGTTGAAAAATTACTTATTTGAAATgtgatagaaaaaaatatataggttTTGTCAAAACCCTACGAATCTGTAAGGCTATGTATTTAATAACCCtacgaatcttttttttttctcaaaaccctACGAAtctcaaatattattattgtttgacCTTTTACGCGCGCGGCGTTTCAAGTGGGgaaaggaaaaataaacaaaacgacCATTTACCTATTTTTGGTATTGATTGACCCAACATGGTCAATACTTCTTCACTTCCCTCTTCTACGATCTGAATAACCAAACTCCAAGATTCTGCCAAGAAAAAAGCATATTTTCTTCATGGTTTTCATCTGTTTTTAATCTTGTTCTTCTAATCACCTTTGATTGATTATAAGTTGAAAACGCTTCATCGTCTCATCAACTACTCAAGTTCTCTTGTATCGTTGACTTTTCTTTTCAGGCTTACTCCGACGAAGATAAGAAGGAGATGCTGAGACTATATTCCTACTGGAGAAGCTCGTGTGGCCATCGGGTGCGAATAGCCCTCActttaaaaggtttattttaAGCTGCTTcgaaatatttgttatttttccaTCTATGTTTATTTGAGTTGTGGATTTCttgttcgattttttttttttttgtagggatTGAGTATGAGTATATAGCAGTGAATTTGCTCAAGGGTCATCAATTCAATCCAGGTGCGGAACTGGTTTATTTTTAGATCTGGTctatttttctattgttttatttttagatctcGAAGTTACTTTGGACTTTAGATTAAAAATTGCATGTGTTTAGCATCGTTATTTGTCTTTCGTGTATATGCATGTGTGCGTGCGTCAGTGCGTGTGAATGTCACAAGTTTAAGACTTATTTCTTTTcctacatataatatattaattattagacttattagtttaatataaattggtgtaattttttttgtattcaattgcaaaaatatgttttttaataattaaaacttgtaaaaaaatttagcacataaaagttttgttttctgtgtgttgattttatggaaaaatatatgCTTCTTAATTAATGTCAAGTAAATTGTTTTTGATCctcaagatttccagaagatcaATCCAATGGGTACTGTGCCAGTGCTTGTGGATGGAGATGTTGTGATCACTGATTCTTTTGCCATTATAATGGTTAGTACGtaaaacatctatatatatttatatgttttgcggatttaaaagcaaaaaaaattcatgaaatcagtgtggtttaattttttttgtatcaacagTATCTTGATGAGAAGTATCCTGAGCCACCTTTGTTACCTCGTGACCTCCATAAACGAGCTTTAAATTAccaggtatatatattttctattttagaaCCGTACGTGTGTAGAAGCATTAAGAAAGTAATgtagttctttttattttgtattatttcagGCTGCGAGTATTATTTCCTCTGGTATACAGCCTCTTCAAAACCTAGCTGTTATCGTAAGGACAtgagtttgatttttaatttatcagaTTCCAAAACTAAACTAGTAATTACATTATTCATCCTTTTATTTGGGGTTGTACAGAGGTATATAGAGGAAAAGACAAATGCTGAGGAGAAGATTGCTTGGGTTAATAACGCTATAAGAAAAGGATATACTGGTATGAACTATGAATCGTTGTTACTATCTAATCTACCTTAATCTGCAACATCTATGTCATTAGCATATACGTAACTCAGAACACATTtgtaataaacaaacatatattacctTTTAGCTCTGGAGAAACTGTTGGTGAATTGCGCTGGAAAATATGCCACTGGTGATGAAGTTTACTTGGTATTTTCTGTTTGCTCTAAATTAATTAATCCTCTCTTCCAAGATTtcgagaagagaaaaaaaaaatactcaccTCTCTCATTATTTTTGTCTAGGCTGATCTTTTTCTAGCAACCCAAATCCACGCAGCAGAGATCAAATTCAATATCGATGtggtaaattattaatttgtaaactttttcatgaaatttcttgttACACAGTTTACTGTTATAAAAgtatgttttaatgtttatattttgtatggATTTCTTCTACAGGAACCGTATCCAACTCTTGCAAAGTGTTACGAGTCATACAAGAAACTGTCTGTGTTTGAAGATGCAGTCCCAGCGAAACAGCCAGATGCTCCAGCTTCCAGCTCCAACTAACTAATTTCTTCTAAACACAAACTATGGTCACTTTATACCACGTTTAATTTTGTGACTGACGAATCGTCACAATGTCTcccaaattatcaaaaaaaatctttgatatatatatatatatatatttttaaactctttgcttattttttctttcaacttgTGAAgagaatttttataattaattaactaaatcatATATACCTGCGTCAACTTGCCTAAAAGCTATATAGCTTTTCTTTACAAATTACGGcccaaaatatacattttttttttggttttgttgtttagaGAAGAAAGAGTGGAAATTAAAGtttggaaacaaagaagaatagGCTTCCAGTTTTTTACGGGGAATAGAACTAGCACCACAAATTTAACTGCGCCATATTTTACTACGTTGACCACCATAATTAGTAATTTCTATACCCATTAAATCGATCATCGAAAAATTTAACTTTGATCACTACAACAACACTTCCCATTCTTCAATCAATCACTTTGTTTCATCCATACAATGACGGACACGACGGACGATATCGCCGAGGAAATCTCATTCCAAAGCTTCGAAGATGACTGCAAGTTGCTCGGTAGCCTCTTCCACGACGTTTTACAAAGGGAAGTCGGCAACTCATTCATGGAAAAAGTCGAACGCATACGGATTCTTGCTCaggttttgttttctgtctATTCGTTATCTATACTCTTTAACAATTCATCGATTACTTGTTCCCTTTTGAATCTCTGTAGATCACTTTTAGGAATCTCACATTGTTGTAATAAACGCTTCAGAGTGCGTTAAATTTGCGTTTGGCTGGTATTGAGGATACTGCAAACCTTTTGGAGAAGCAACTGACTAGTGAAATATCCAAAATGCCTCTGGAGGAAGCCTTAACATTGGCTCGTACATTCACTCATTCTCTTAACTTGATGGGCATTGCAGACACTCATCACAGGTCATAgttttttattcaaatacattagaacaaaaatatttacatgCATACTGGAttctgaatatatatacatttttttatttttggcagaATGCATAAAAATCGTAACGTTACACAACTTGCAAGATCTTGTGATGATATATTCAGCCAGCTATTGCAAAGTGGAATTTCTCCAGACGAGCTTTACGAAACTGTTTGCAAACAGGTCTAGCAACTTCATTAATTGGTCTCAATATGTTTTTAACACAATCTAAGTTTCGTTTTCCCATTTTGATTTATGACTGGTTACTACTGTTTCAATCGCACTCTAGGAGGTCGAAATTGTTCTTACTGCTCATCCTACTCAAATTAATCGACGAACCTTGCAGTACAAGCATGTTAGAATTGCTGTAAGTTTCTAATGATGTTgacatatatgtttatgtttccATCTTTAGTAGCACGTGAGAGTTGAGATTATATGTTTCTTGCAGCATCTTCTAGAATATAACACTAGATCAGATCTCAGCCTTGAAGATCGTGAAAGGCTCATTGAAGATTTGGTACTCTCCACCTCAATATCTTCCCTATATAGATTTTCTCAGCATAATAACTAATCAACTAAGACTTACTTATACTAACAGGTCAGGGAGATAACTTCACTATGGCAAACTGATGAACTTAGACGTCAGAAACCTACTCCAGTTGATGAAGCTAGAGCTGGTACGTTATATCTATTCTagtttgtaaatttcaaaaaatctaAGTTGACATACcagtcttttttgttttacattttaattCACCAGGTCTAAACATTGTTGAGCAATCCCTTTGGAAAGCTGTACCACATTACCTGCGTCGTGTTAGCAATTCATTGAAAAAGGTATTAATTATCTTTACCTTTAGATTTGtagaatatatttgaaaaatctGACTAATAGAAAATTACTTTACCTTAAGAcaatattgatattttgtatGTTCTTGTTTAGTTCACAGGGAAGCCACTTCCACTAACATGCACTCCTATAAAATTTGGTTCTTGGATGGGAGGTGATAGAGATGGAAACCCAAATGTCACGGCAAAGGTTAGgcttgattttgatatttaaatgttatattttacGGTTTCAAGTTCAAAACCAATTGGTAATACATAGATACAATAGATCATGGTCATTAATATCTATTACTCTAGTTCACATCTCACTTCTAATATTAGATGTTATGATATCATTTTTTCAGGTAACGAAAGAAGTATCTCTCTTGTCTAGGTGGATGGCTATCGATCTTTACATAAGAGAGGTTGATAGCTTAAGATTCGAATTGTCTACGGATCGATGCAGTGACAGGTTTTCAAGATTAGCAGATGAAATTCTTGAAAAGGGTATATAAATGCTTCAATTTCTacaatatctttatttttcttttcgtatagtttcatttttatttaaatcttaaaactttGATGTTTTCTCCCTCAGAAGGAAGTTCTAGACAAGATTCTGACAGAGGCCAATCAAATTACTCAAACCAATTACAAAGTTCATCATCCCTGCCATCACAACTTCCACCTAGAGCTCACCTACCTTCTTGCattggtaaaatatatattttgtaaaaaaaaaaaaaaaaaaattattccaacATCTACGAATCTTTTCACGCATGCATATTTTTCTATCCCATCGTATTGCAGAATTTGGTGAATCACAACATACTAAATTTGAAATTGCTACGACGACAGATTACATGCCACCCAATCTTCAGGTAAGGAACATAGCATGCTTACATATGTATATGGAACATAGTTTGCTGACTTGCTCCGTTCTTGaaaagtctttttatttatttattaatgttttctttattttttttgttaatatagaAGCATAATGAAGAAGGCTTTTCAAAAATCGACTCGGAGAAAGCTGACAATGGTTCGCAGCTTGGTCTTACTTCCCGAGGTTCTTTCTCATCTACCTCTCAACTTCTTTTCCAGAGGAAACTATTCGCAGAATCTCAGGTTGGGAAGACTAGTTTCCAAAAACTACTAGAACCACCTCCACTTAAACGAGCTAGTAGTGCTCCTTATCGTATTGTTCTTggagaagtaaaagaaaaggtaaagatCATAAGCTTATTGATCAACataatataatatcaaatttgaaccattttttttgatgaattatgtatatacatattgattttcaaaaaaatgatttctgATCATAGCTTGTGAAGACAAGAAGACTTCTTGAACTCCTAATTGAGGGTCTTCCTTGTGAGTTTGACCCATTAAACTCCTATGAAACATCAGATCAACTTCTTGAACCACTGCTCCTCTGTTACGAATCTTTGGTAACAATCCTAACTCTccatttgaaaatatatggtgTTTCAATAAAAATCCATCatctttaatataatataacatcatttatttttctcagcAATCATCTGGTGCTAGTGTACTAGCTGATGGTCGACTCGCTGACTTGATCCGTAGAGTTTCTACTTTTGGAATGGTTTTGGTGAAACTCGACTTACGCcaggtgaattttttttttccttaaatcttCATAACATTTTGGCCAATCTAATTCAAATGATATATTTCTCTAATTTGTATGTTTCAATTACTAGGAATCTGCAAGACATTCGGAAGCTTTAGATGCAATTACAACATACTTGGGTATGGGTACTTATAGTGAATGGGATGAAgagaaaaaattagattttttaacAAGAGAACTGAAAGGGAAACGACCTCTTGTTCCTCCATATATCGAGGTCAGAATGAAATATCTATTGCGTATACTACAAGGAACAACTATATGAAAGTCATCTCAAGTTTTGTTTACCACTtgttaatttctatttttttttcttttcatttatgtAGGTTGGTCCTGACGTCAAAGAAGTATTGGACACATTCCGAGTCGCTGCTGAGCTTGGAAGTGAATCACTTGGAGCTTATGTTATTTCTATGGCTTCAAATGTATGATTTCTCCAAATGAAAATGTAGCTATAAGTTATGGGTGGactatttataaacattttcatcaacaaagaaaacaatgacATTGATTTGTATTGTTACTTGCAGGCAAGTGATGTCCTCGCTGTGGAGCTGTTGCAAAAAGATGCTCGACTTGCTATAACTAGCAAACATGGAAAACCATGCCCTGGTGGAACGTGAGTTCAAATCTCCACCAAAATATTACATTGTTATATGCTTTGTTTATAGCAGTCACTTTCTGCATGAGTAACATTTTGAGTAGCCTAAATATTTATTAGTCCTATCTATTTATTTGAATAGGCTGCGAGTGGTACCTCTTTTTGAAACGGTGAATGATTTAAGAGCCGCTGGTCCTTCGATAAGAAAATTATTCTCAATCGATTGGTATAGGGAACACGTACAAAAGAACCACAACGGTCACCAAGAGGTACATTACGCGTAACTTCAAACATTTAAAAGAACTACAAACATTTTAAGGGAGCCTCTAAATAACAATGTTACTTGCAGGTGATGGTTGGATACTCTGATTCAGGAAAAGATGCTGGACGGTTTACAGCAGCATGGGAACTCTACAAAGCTCAAGAAAATGTTGTGGCTGCTTGTAATGAATTTGGAATCAAAATCACATTGTTCCATGGACGAGGAGGAAGCATTGGTCGTGGTGGTGGTCCGACCTATCTCGCTATACAATCCCAACCGCCAGGCTCTGTAATGGTCAGTTTCCAACTTTTTTGATAGATCATAATATTGGTTTGTACTAATGCTATCACCATATTAAATACATTGAAA is a genomic window containing:
- the LOC104750711 gene encoding nudix hydrolase 1; the encoded protein is MATGEKAIPRVAVVVFILNGNSILLGRRRSSIGHSTFALPGGHLEFGESFEECAAREVMEETGLKIEKMKLLTVTNNVFKEAPKPSHYVSVSMRAVLVDPSQEPKNMEPEKSEGWDWYDWENLPTPLFWPLEKLFKSGFNPFTHGGCGGN
- the LOC104750712 gene encoding glutathione S-transferase Z1-like; this encodes MAYSDEDKKEMLRLYSYWRSSCGHRVRIALTLKGIEYEYIAVNLLKGHQFNPDFQKINPMGTVPVLVDGDVVITDSFAIIMYLDEKYPEPPLLPRDLHKRALNYQAASIISSGIQPLQNLAVIRYIEEKTNAEEKIAWVNNAIRKGYTALEKLLVNCAGKYATGDEVYLADLFLATQIHAAEIKFNIDVEPYPTLAKCYESYKKLSVFEDAVPAKQPDAPASSSN
- the LOC104750713 gene encoding phosphoenolpyruvate carboxylase 4; protein product: MTDTTDDIAEEISFQSFEDDCKLLGSLFHDVLQREVGNSFMEKVERIRILAQSALNLRLAGIEDTANLLEKQLTSEISKMPLEEALTLARTFTHSLNLMGIADTHHRMHKNRNVTQLARSCDDIFSQLLQSGISPDELYETVCKQEVEIVLTAHPTQINRRTLQYKHVRIAHLLEYNTRSDLSLEDRERLIEDLVREITSLWQTDELRRQKPTPVDEARAGLNIVEQSLWKAVPHYLRRVSNSLKKFTGKPLPLTCTPIKFGSWMGGDRDGNPNVTAKVTKEVSLLSRWMAIDLYIREVDSLRFELSTDRCSDRFSRLADEILEKEGSSRQDSDRGQSNYSNQLQSSSSLPSQLPPRAHLPSCIEFGESQHTKFEIATTTDYMPPNLQKHNEEGFSKIDSEKADNGSQLGLTSRGSFSSTSQLLFQRKLFAESQVGKTSFQKLLEPPPLKRASSAPYRIVLGEVKEKLVKTRRLLELLIEGLPCEFDPLNSYETSDQLLEPLLLCYESLQSSGASVLADGRLADLIRRVSTFGMVLVKLDLRQESARHSEALDAITTYLGMGTYSEWDEEKKLDFLTRELKGKRPLVPPYIEVGPDVKEVLDTFRVAAELGSESLGAYVISMASNASDVLAVELLQKDARLAITSKHGKPCPGGTLRVVPLFETVNDLRAAGPSIRKLFSIDWYREHVQKNHNGHQEVMVGYSDSGKDAGRFTAAWELYKAQENVVAACNEFGIKITLFHGRGGSIGRGGGPTYLAIQSQPPGSVMGSLRSTEQGEMVQAKFGIPQTAVRQLEIYTTAVLLATLKPPQPPREEKWRNVMEEISKISCQHYRSTVYENPEFLSYFQEATPQAELGYLNIGSRPTRRKSSSGIGHLRAIPWVFAWTQTRFVLPAWLGVGAGLKGVSEKGHADDLQEMYKEWPFFQSTIDLIEMVLAKADIPITKHYDEQLVSEKRRGLGTELRKELLTTEKYVLVISGHEKLLENNKSLKKLIESRLPYLNAMNMMQVEVLKRLRRDEDNNKLRDALLITINGIAAGMRNTG